In a single window of the Xylanimonas protaetiae genome:
- a CDS encoding ATP-binding cassette domain-containing protein, with protein sequence MILEAHDVAVTIDHRTILHGESVRCRHGEMTALVGPSDCGKTTLLYTLGLLLTPTGGQITADGAVVSATGHRARRKFWRDHAAVVLQEYGIVEDESVAFNALMRRGARRADPRLTAVLDKVGLAGREKEPASHLSGGEKQRLALARALYRDAHVLLVDEPTASLDAANRDLVIDLLAAIAQRGATVVVATHDDDLIATCDHRHHLNASNATAAPEGRP encoded by the coding sequence GTGATCCTCGAAGCCCACGACGTGGCCGTCACAATCGACCACCGCACGATCCTCCACGGCGAGTCCGTACGCTGCCGCCACGGAGAGATGACCGCGCTCGTCGGCCCCTCCGACTGTGGCAAGACCACGTTGCTGTACACGCTCGGCCTCCTCCTGACGCCCACCGGCGGGCAGATCACCGCCGACGGCGCCGTCGTCTCTGCCACCGGGCACCGCGCCCGCCGCAAGTTCTGGCGCGACCACGCCGCCGTCGTCCTGCAGGAGTACGGCATCGTCGAGGACGAGTCCGTCGCGTTCAACGCCCTCATGCGCCGCGGCGCGCGCCGCGCCGACCCGCGACTCACGGCAGTACTGGACAAGGTGGGACTGGCCGGGCGCGAGAAGGAACCGGCCAGCCACCTGTCCGGCGGGGAGAAGCAACGCCTCGCCCTGGCCCGTGCCCTCTACCGCGACGCACACGTCCTGCTCGTCGACGAACCCACCGCGTCGCTCGACGCCGCCAACCGCGACCTGGTCATCGACCTGCTCGCCGCCATCGCGCAGCGCGGGGCGACCGTCGTCGTCGCCACCCACGACGACGACCTGATCGCCACCTGCGACCACCGCCACCACCTGAACGCGTCCAACGCAACAGCGGCACCCGAGGGCCGACCGTGA
- a CDS encoding HIT family protein: MSQAESNLTLPQDGRCAFCDYLSGARPYTVLSRDDLVAVLVTREQRGIGHLLVLPVRHCPTLLEATEPERHALIDTIARAAHAVDEAFARPGIAVWQNNGTAAHQAIGHLHFHVAGTLPGGGTDFGDVPELSVEATDLIGERIRKGARRAGSWPL; the protein is encoded by the coding sequence ATGAGCCAAGCCGAATCGAATCTCACCCTGCCCCAAGATGGGCGATGCGCGTTCTGCGACTACCTAAGTGGTGCCCGCCCCTACACAGTCCTGAGTCGAGACGACCTCGTAGCAGTCCTAGTTACCCGCGAGCAACGTGGCATCGGGCATCTGCTCGTTCTCCCAGTGCGGCACTGTCCAACCCTGCTCGAGGCGACGGAACCTGAGCGTCACGCGCTGATCGACACGATTGCCCGCGCCGCTCATGCAGTCGATGAGGCGTTTGCGCGCCCGGGCATTGCGGTCTGGCAGAACAATGGGACTGCTGCCCACCAGGCCATCGGGCACCTTCACTTTCACGTCGCAGGGACGCTGCCTGGAGGTGGCACAGACTTCGGTGACGTCCCCGAGCTCTCCGTGGAGGCGACCGACCTTATCGGCGAACGGATCCGCAAGGGGGCCCGCCGAGCAGGATCGTGGCCCTTGTAG
- a CDS encoding macro domain-containing protein: MTRVRSARRTARRVISGFLQAFGVVGLVLSCLAVFSPGLLVGRWWLLVLGTASALGWSLSGLRVPSVEQIFQPNFAIRLVEGDLFKQGESAVVGMTTTFDTLVPDVISRTSVQGAFLSQVYGGSCSRLDQDLDVALQGREIVKTIEKPGKTHAYELGTVAVLPGTGEQRYYCAAYAEMDEHNRAQGTISGILHTLDNVWDEVDRHNSGEPICVPLIGQGQSRIPELTPEVSVRLIAFSFLLRSRRSRVSRELRIVVHPTEIKKIDRVEFQAFLQTIAHT; this comes from the coding sequence GTGACCCGCGTTCGATCGGCGCGCCGCACGGCGCGGCGGGTGATCTCCGGGTTTCTGCAAGCCTTCGGTGTCGTTGGGCTTGTGCTCAGCTGCCTCGCCGTCTTCTCTCCCGGCCTTCTCGTCGGGAGGTGGTGGCTGCTGGTCCTGGGAACTGCCTCGGCGCTGGGATGGTCTCTGTCGGGACTTCGTGTGCCGTCAGTCGAGCAGATCTTCCAGCCCAACTTCGCTATTCGGCTGGTTGAGGGCGACCTCTTTAAGCAGGGTGAATCGGCGGTGGTCGGGATGACGACAACCTTCGACACCCTCGTCCCTGACGTCATCTCGAGGACGAGCGTCCAGGGAGCCTTCCTTAGCCAGGTGTACGGCGGCTCCTGTAGCCGGCTGGATCAGGACCTCGATGTAGCCCTGCAGGGGCGCGAGATCGTCAAGACGATCGAAAAGCCCGGCAAGACGCACGCTTACGAGTTGGGGACAGTCGCGGTGCTGCCTGGGACGGGCGAGCAGCGTTACTACTGCGCCGCGTACGCCGAGATGGATGAGCACAACCGGGCGCAGGGCACGATCTCGGGGATCCTGCACACCCTGGACAACGTCTGGGACGAAGTGGACAGGCACAACAGTGGCGAACCGATCTGCGTCCCACTGATCGGCCAGGGGCAGTCACGGATCCCGGAGCTCACCCCAGAGGTCTCCGTGCGGCTGATCGCGTTCTCCTTCCTGCTCCGGAGCCGCCGCTCCCGGGTCTCCCGCGAGCTGCGGATCGTGGTGCACCCCACCGAGATCAAGAAGATCGACCGGGTGGAGTTCCAGGCCTTCCTACAGACGATTGCCCACACATGA
- a CDS encoding TIR domain-containing protein — MSYRNKTYVAFASEDINYYWMMTAWRANKHIDFNFHDAHDLNTARDTSTPETIKRRLRERLANTKQVVLLGSPDGKRKGGNGTSFFAYEVETVISLGLPVVIANLDGSRTVKRSNIPDPLLTSGYYTESVSFGATIIKYALDDYASRFASSSQTGPYYYNNDVYDQLGLSK; from the coding sequence GTGAGCTATCGGAACAAGACCTACGTGGCGTTCGCCAGCGAGGACATCAACTACTACTGGATGATGACGGCCTGGCGGGCCAACAAGCACATCGACTTCAACTTCCATGACGCCCATGACCTGAACACGGCGCGCGATACCTCGACCCCGGAGACGATCAAGCGCCGTCTGCGTGAACGGCTCGCCAACACCAAGCAGGTTGTGCTCCTCGGTTCGCCGGACGGCAAGCGCAAGGGTGGCAACGGCACCTCGTTCTTCGCATACGAGGTCGAGACGGTGATCTCGCTGGGCCTTCCGGTGGTGATCGCGAACCTTGACGGGTCGCGCACCGTGAAGCGCTCGAACATTCCCGATCCCCTCCTGACGTCCGGGTACTACACCGAGTCAGTCTCGTTCGGGGCGACAATCATCAAGTACGCATTGGATGACTACGCCTCCAGGTTCGCGAGCAGCAGCCAGACGGGGCCCTACTACTACAACAACGACGTCTACGATCAGCTCGGCCTGAGCAAGTGA
- a CDS encoding IS1634 family transposase, whose amino-acid sequence MVWVRRVRTASGATAVQIVESVNGRRRIVRHVGSAHDEVALGLLMDEAADLIKGDQQLELDLGLQAVSRYAPLIPVPQPPALFGQTPSRARGWMPAPLLRRSFSRILYDAIGGVFDELGFDIVGDDTFRDLVIARIVEPTSLLDVDRVLSDLGRVAASLSTRKRTLKRAQDGRYRDLIAKACFTFAQASDDVSLVLYDVTTLYFEAEKEDDLRKVGYSKERRVDPQIVVGLLVDRTGFPLEIGCFEGNKAETLTILPVIKSFQARHGIEGMVIVADAGMLSGANLRELDDAGFSFIVGSRQTTAPLDLASHYRWHGTVFTDGQMIDTITPKHRGATPVNDVNVKAEPVWTKTGTPASWRAVWAYSAKRFARDNRTLTAQEDRARSVIDGDKPARATRFVKTTGTARTLDETALARARKVAGLKGYVTNIPATVMAPGEVISSYHDLWHVEQSFRMSKTDLQARPFFARTRDAIEAHLTIVFTALAVSRTIQDRTGLSIRKVLRELRPLRSATIEINGVIRDAEPAIPADKQAILDAIRKPARH is encoded by the coding sequence GTGGTGTGGGTTCGGCGGGTGAGGACGGCGTCGGGTGCGACGGCGGTCCAGATCGTCGAGTCCGTGAACGGGCGGCGGCGGATCGTGCGGCATGTCGGGTCGGCGCATGACGAGGTCGCGCTCGGCCTGTTGATGGATGAGGCGGCCGATCTGATCAAGGGTGACCAGCAGTTGGAGCTCGACCTTGGCCTGCAGGCCGTGTCGAGGTACGCCCCGTTGATTCCCGTCCCGCAGCCGCCGGCCCTGTTCGGGCAGACGCCCTCCCGTGCGCGTGGGTGGATGCCCGCGCCCCTGCTGCGGCGCTCGTTCTCCCGGATCCTGTACGACGCGATCGGGGGCGTGTTCGACGAGCTCGGTTTCGACATCGTCGGCGACGACACCTTCCGCGACCTGGTGATCGCGCGGATCGTGGAGCCGACCTCGCTGCTCGACGTCGACCGGGTCCTGTCCGACCTGGGCCGGGTCGCCGCGTCGCTGTCCACGCGGAAGCGGACGTTGAAGCGGGCGCAGGACGGCCGGTACCGGGACCTGATCGCGAAGGCGTGCTTCACGTTCGCGCAGGCCAGCGATGATGTGTCCCTCGTGCTGTATGACGTGACCACGCTCTACTTCGAAGCGGAGAAGGAAGACGACCTGCGCAAGGTCGGCTACTCCAAAGAACGTCGCGTCGACCCGCAGATCGTCGTCGGCCTCCTCGTAGACAGGACCGGGTTCCCCCTCGAGATCGGCTGCTTCGAGGGGAACAAGGCCGAAACGCTCACGATCCTGCCCGTCATCAAGTCCTTCCAAGCCAGGCACGGCATCGAGGGCATGGTCATCGTCGCGGACGCCGGCATGCTCTCCGGTGCGAACCTGCGCGAGCTCGACGACGCCGGGTTCTCCTTCATCGTCGGCTCCCGCCAGACCACCGCGCCCCTCGACCTGGCCTCGCACTACCGGTGGCACGGCACCGTGTTCACCGACGGGCAGATGATCGACACGATCACCCCCAAGCACCGCGGCGCGACGCCCGTCAATGACGTCAACGTCAAGGCCGAGCCCGTGTGGACGAAGACCGGGACCCCGGCGTCATGGCGGGCCGTGTGGGCCTACTCCGCGAAGAGGTTCGCGAGAGACAACCGGACCCTGACCGCGCAGGAGGACCGCGCCCGATCAGTCATCGACGGTGACAAGCCCGCCCGCGCCACCCGGTTCGTCAAGACCACCGGAACCGCCCGCACCCTCGACGAGACCGCCCTGGCCAGGGCGCGGAAGGTCGCCGGCCTCAAGGGCTACGTCACGAACATCCCCGCCACGGTCATGGCCCCAGGCGAGGTCATCTCCAGCTACCACGATCTGTGGCACGTCGAGCAGTCCTTCCGGATGTCGAAGACAGACCTGCAGGCCAGACCCTTCTTCGCGAGGACACGCGACGCGATCGAAGCCCACCTCACCATCGTCTTCACCGCGCTGGCCGTCTCCCGCACGATCCAGGACCGCACCGGACTGTCCATCCGGAAAGTCCTGCGCGAGCTACGACCACTGCGCTCCGCGACCATCGAGATCAACGGCGTCATCCGCGACGCCGAACCCGCCATCCCCGCCGACAAGCAGGCCATCCTCGACGCGATCAGGAAGCCCGCAAGGCACTAA
- a CDS encoding barstar family protein produces the protein MAAFDPSDDAPQLDFVLLSSGPASLFWDPSVLDSACATLTSLGYHLVQLDAGAWDDKVAMLDGVAEALSFPGYFGRNLDALNDCLFDVASGDNWVPEEAAGLVLVLTGFDSFATKDADAAHALVDIYAAQSRYAMLFGRRMLCLLQSDDPRLELPLVGSTGVSWNPSEWLSSKRGPRP, from the coding sequence GTGGCAGCCTTCGACCCCAGTGACGACGCTCCCCAGCTCGACTTCGTCCTGCTGAGCAGTGGGCCAGCAAGCCTCTTCTGGGACCCGTCCGTGCTCGACTCGGCATGCGCGACCCTGACCTCGCTCGGTTACCACCTGGTGCAGCTCGACGCTGGCGCTTGGGACGACAAAGTCGCCATGCTCGATGGCGTCGCCGAGGCGTTGAGCTTCCCCGGCTACTTCGGCCGCAACCTCGATGCTCTCAACGACTGTCTCTTCGACGTTGCGTCGGGGGACAACTGGGTGCCGGAGGAAGCCGCCGGGCTCGTTCTCGTGCTGACCGGCTTCGACTCGTTCGCGACCAAGGATGCCGATGCGGCCCACGCGCTCGTCGACATCTACGCGGCCCAGTCGCGCTACGCGATGCTCTTCGGTCGGCGGATGCTGTGTCTCCTGCAGAGCGATGACCCACGCCTCGAGTTGCCGCTCGTCGGGTCGACGGGCGTCTCGTGGAACCCTTCGGAGTGGCTGAGCTCCAAGCGGGGCCCGCGACCCTGA
- the dnaB gene encoding replicative DNA helicase yields MSIEELESSYSAAPAFDRTPPQDINAEMSVLGGMLISKDAIADVVETIRGNDFYRPAHETIYDAVLDLYGRGEPADGITVADELRRRGELERIGGAAYLADLVAGVPTAANAGYYARIVRERAVLRRLVEAGTRIVQLGYAREGGEVDDIVNTAQAEIYAVTERRTSEDYLPLAEIIGGTMDEIEAAGHRKEGLTGVPTGFADLDRLTNGLHPGQMIIIAARPAIGKALALDTPLPTPAGWTTMGAVSVGDELLGADGRPTRVVAATEVMVDRPCYEVVFDDGTVIVADAEHLWATSPSGRSDDVEVRTTAAIAGSLVRGEAHSVSTASATWKIVDVRPTPSVPVRCVQVDNADHLYLASRSMIPTHNSTLAIDMARSASIRHGQTSVVFSLEMGRNEITMRLLAAEARVHLQKLRNGNMGDDDWQKLAKVMGKVSEAPLFIDDSPNMSLTEIRAKARRLKQRHDLKLIVIDYLQLMSSGKRVESRQQEVSEFSRALKLLAKELEVPVIALSQLNRGPEQRGDKKPQMSDLRESGSIEQDADMVILLHREDAYEKESPRAGEADLIVAKHRNGPTDTITVAFQGHYSRFVDMQA; encoded by the coding sequence ATGTCGATCGAAGAGCTCGAGTCGTCGTACTCGGCCGCACCAGCGTTCGACCGCACCCCGCCGCAGGACATCAACGCCGAGATGTCCGTCCTGGGCGGCATGCTCATCTCGAAGGACGCCATCGCCGACGTCGTCGAGACCATCCGCGGCAACGACTTCTACCGCCCCGCGCACGAGACCATCTACGACGCCGTCCTCGACCTCTACGGCCGCGGCGAGCCCGCGGACGGCATCACCGTGGCCGACGAGCTGCGCCGCCGCGGCGAGCTCGAGCGCATCGGGGGAGCGGCCTACCTGGCCGACCTCGTGGCCGGCGTCCCGACCGCGGCCAACGCCGGCTACTACGCGCGCATCGTGCGCGAGCGGGCCGTGCTGCGCCGCCTCGTGGAGGCTGGCACGCGCATCGTCCAGCTCGGCTACGCGCGCGAGGGCGGCGAGGTCGACGACATCGTCAACACCGCCCAGGCCGAGATCTACGCTGTCACCGAGCGGCGCACCTCGGAGGACTACCTGCCGCTCGCCGAGATCATCGGCGGCACGATGGACGAGATCGAGGCGGCGGGGCACCGCAAGGAGGGGCTGACGGGCGTCCCGACGGGGTTCGCGGACCTCGACCGGCTGACCAACGGGCTGCACCCGGGGCAGATGATCATCATCGCGGCGCGACCGGCCATCGGGAAGGCGCTCGCGCTCGACACCCCTCTCCCCACGCCGGCCGGCTGGACCACGATGGGCGCCGTGAGCGTGGGCGACGAGCTGCTCGGTGCCGACGGACGGCCTACACGGGTCGTTGCCGCGACTGAGGTGATGGTCGACCGGCCCTGCTACGAGGTCGTGTTCGACGACGGCACGGTGATCGTCGCGGACGCCGAGCACCTGTGGGCGACGAGCCCCAGCGGCCGCTCCGACGACGTCGAGGTGCGCACGACGGCGGCCATCGCGGGGTCGCTGGTCCGAGGGGAAGCACACTCCGTGTCGACCGCCTCTGCGACGTGGAAGATCGTCGACGTCCGGCCAACCCCGTCGGTCCCCGTGCGCTGCGTCCAGGTCGACAACGCCGACCACCTGTACCTGGCGAGCCGATCGATGATCCCCACGCACAACTCGACCCTCGCGATCGACATGGCCCGGTCCGCGTCGATCCGGCACGGGCAGACGTCCGTCGTGTTCTCGCTCGAGATGGGCCGCAACGAGATCACCATGCGTCTTCTCGCCGCCGAGGCGCGCGTGCACCTGCAGAAGCTGCGCAACGGCAACATGGGCGACGACGACTGGCAGAAGCTCGCCAAGGTCATGGGCAAGGTGTCCGAGGCGCCGCTGTTCATCGACGACTCGCCCAACATGTCACTCACCGAGATCCGCGCCAAGGCGCGACGCCTCAAGCAGCGGCACGACCTCAAGCTGATCGTCATCGACTACCTGCAGCTCATGTCATCGGGCAAGCGTGTGGAGTCGCGTCAGCAGGAGGTCTCGGAGTTCTCGCGTGCGCTGAAGCTGCTCGCCAAGGAGCTTGAGGTTCCGGTGATTGCGTTGTCCCAGCTGAACCGTGGTCCGGAGCAACGCGGGGACAAGAAGCCGCAGATGTCGGACCTTCGCGAAAGTGGCTCTATAGAACAGGACGCCGACATGGTGATCCTTTTGCATCGCGAAGATGCATATGAAAAGGAGTCGCCTCGGGCTGGTGAGGCCGACCTTATCGTGGCGAAGCACCGTAATGGTCCGACGGACACGATCACGGTCGCCTTTCAGGGGCACTACTCGCGGTTTGTGGATATGCAGGCTTAA
- a CDS encoding MATE family efflux transporter encodes MSEVGRTPAVRRPAIGRIDREIFALAVPALGALVAEPLFVLVDSVVVGRLGTAQLGGLSLASNLLVTVVGLCVFLAYATTAAVSRLVGAGREREALQSGVDGMWLALGVGVVLGVLVWAAAPWAVSAMGGTGELAEHAVTYIRYSAIGLPGMEVVLAATGVLRGLRDTRTPLVVASTGAVVNAVVNITLVWGVGMGIAGSGLGTALTQLAMGATLAAVVVRGARRRGASLRPAAGSVWANARAGLPLLVRTLSLRLAILLTVAVATRLGDVTLAGYQVVGSLWGLAAFALDALAIAAQALVGQGLGAGDLPRVRAVLRRCLRWGVAAGAAIGVVLAAAGWWIAPLFTSDDGVRAAATAGLVVVGLLMPMAGWVFVLDGVLIGAGDGRYLAAVGMLTLVVYVPAALAVGAWAPAGAAGLAWLWAAFAGVFMAARALTTGLRARGTRWMVTGT; translated from the coding sequence TTGAGTGAGGTGGGTCGCACGCCGGCCGTGCGACGACCGGCGATCGGTCGGATCGACCGCGAGATCTTCGCGCTGGCGGTGCCCGCGCTCGGGGCGCTCGTCGCCGAGCCGCTCTTCGTGCTCGTCGACTCCGTCGTCGTCGGGCGCCTCGGCACGGCCCAGCTCGGCGGCCTCTCGCTCGCCTCCAACCTGCTGGTGACCGTCGTCGGGCTGTGCGTGTTCCTCGCCTACGCCACCACGGCGGCCGTGTCGCGGCTCGTCGGCGCGGGGCGCGAGCGCGAGGCGCTCCAGTCGGGTGTCGACGGCATGTGGCTCGCGCTCGGCGTCGGCGTCGTCCTCGGGGTGCTCGTGTGGGCCGCCGCGCCCTGGGCGGTGTCCGCGATGGGTGGCACGGGCGAGCTCGCCGAGCACGCCGTCACCTACATCCGCTACTCCGCGATCGGCCTGCCGGGCATGGAGGTGGTGCTCGCCGCCACGGGCGTGCTGCGCGGCCTGCGCGACACGCGCACCCCGCTCGTCGTCGCGTCCACCGGGGCGGTCGTCAACGCCGTCGTCAACATCACGCTCGTGTGGGGCGTCGGCATGGGCATCGCCGGGTCGGGCCTCGGCACGGCCCTCACGCAGCTCGCCATGGGTGCGACGCTCGCGGCCGTCGTCGTGCGTGGTGCCCGACGCCGCGGCGCCTCCCTGCGGCCTGCCGCGGGCAGCGTCTGGGCCAACGCCCGCGCGGGCCTGCCGCTGCTCGTGCGGACCCTGTCGCTGCGGCTCGCCATCCTCCTGACGGTCGCCGTCGCGACCCGCCTCGGCGACGTGACGCTCGCCGGCTACCAGGTGGTCGGCAGCCTGTGGGGCCTCGCGGCCTTCGCGCTCGACGCGCTCGCCATCGCCGCGCAGGCGCTCGTCGGCCAGGGCCTCGGCGCGGGCGACCTGCCGCGCGTCCGCGCCGTCCTGCGCCGGTGCCTGCGCTGGGGCGTCGCCGCCGGCGCCGCCATCGGCGTCGTCCTGGCCGCGGCGGGCTGGTGGATCGCCCCGCTCTTCACGTCCGACGACGGCGTCCGCGCCGCCGCGACGGCTGGCCTCGTCGTCGTCGGGCTGCTCATGCCCATGGCGGGCTGGGTGTTCGTGCTCGACGGCGTCCTCATCGGCGCGGGCGACGGGCGGTACCTGGCCGCCGTCGGGATGCTGACGCTCGTCGTCTACGTCCCGGCGGCGCTGGCCGTCGGCGCCTGGGCGCCAGCGGGGGCCGCCGGGCTGGCGTGGCTGTGGGCCGCCTTCGCGGGCGTGTTCATGGCGGCCCGGGCCCTGACCACGGGCTTGCGGGCGCGCGGCACGCGCTGGATGGTCACCGGCACATGA
- the rplI gene encoding 50S ribosomal protein L9 produces the protein MAVSKLILTHEVTGLGEPGDVVEVKSGYARNYLIPRNLATPWTKGYESQVAAIRKARKAREIATLDEAKAIAASLGANAVVVTAKAGDAGRLFGAVTTADIAAAVTAAGAPAVDKRKIEIAQPIKSTGEYTVSVRLHPEVSAKINVKVVAA, from the coding sequence ATGGCTGTTTCCAAGCTGATCCTGACGCACGAGGTCACCGGTCTCGGTGAGCCCGGCGACGTCGTCGAGGTCAAGTCGGGCTACGCCCGCAACTACCTCATCCCGCGCAACCTCGCGACCCCGTGGACCAAGGGCTACGAGTCGCAGGTCGCCGCCATCCGCAAGGCCCGCAAGGCCCGCGAGATCGCGACGCTCGACGAGGCCAAGGCGATCGCCGCCTCGCTCGGCGCGAACGCCGTCGTCGTCACGGCGAAGGCCGGCGACGCCGGTCGCCTGTTCGGTGCCGTCACCACGGCCGACATCGCTGCTGCGGTGACGGCTGCCGGCGCCCCGGCCGTCGACAAGCGCAAGATCGAGATCGCCCAGCCGATCAAGTCGACCGGTGAGTACACCGTGTCGGTGCGCCTCCACCCCGAGGTGTCGGCGAAGATCAACGTCAAGGTCGTCGCCGCCTGA
- the rpsR gene encoding 30S ribosomal protein S18 gives MAKPVVRKPKKKSNPLKTAKIESVDYKDTALLRKFISDRGKIRARRVTGVSVQEQRQIARAVKNAREMALLPYSSSAR, from the coding sequence ATGGCGAAGCCTGTGGTGCGCAAGCCCAAGAAGAAGTCGAACCCGCTGAAGACGGCGAAGATCGAGTCCGTCGACTACAAGGACACGGCTCTGCTGCGCAAGTTCATCTCTGACCGCGGCAAGATCCGTGCCCGTCGCGTGACCGGCGTCTCCGTCCAGGAGCAGCGCCAGATCGCCCGTGCCGTCAAGAACGCCCGCGAGATGGCCCTGCTGCCGTACTCGTCGTCGGCCCGCTGA
- a CDS encoding single-stranded DNA-binding protein has protein sequence MAGETIITVVGNLTADPELRFTNSGAAVASFTVASTPRTFDRQANEWKDGEALFMRCSVWREAAENVAESLTKGMRVIVQGRLTQRSYETQQGEKRTVVEMQVDEVGPALRYASAKVTRTQRSGGGGGFGGQQGGFGGGNQGGYGQQGGGFGGGQQGGGFQSSGGGQQNDPWASAGPASSGGSFNDEPPF, from the coding sequence ATGGCCGGTGAGACGATCATCACCGTCGTCGGAAACCTGACGGCGGACCCGGAGCTGCGGTTCACCAACTCTGGTGCTGCGGTCGCGAGCTTCACCGTGGCCTCGACGCCGCGGACGTTCGACCGTCAGGCGAACGAGTGGAAGGACGGCGAGGCGCTGTTCATGCGGTGCTCGGTGTGGCGCGAGGCGGCGGAGAACGTCGCCGAGTCGCTCACCAAGGGCATGCGCGTGATCGTGCAGGGCCGCCTGACCCAGCGTTCGTACGAGACGCAGCAGGGCGAGAAGCGCACCGTCGTCGAGATGCAGGTGGACGAGGTCGGGCCGGCGCTGAGGTACGCCTCGGCCAAGGTGACCCGGACGCAGCGTTCCGGCGGTGGCGGCGGCTTCGGCGGCCAGCAGGGCGGCTTCGGTGGCGGCAACCAGGGTGGCTACGGCCAGCAGGGTGGCGGCTTCGGCGGCGGCCAGCAGGGCGGGGGCTTCCAGTCTTCCGGTGGCGGTCAGCAGAACGACCCGTGGGCCTCTGCAGGCCCCGCGTCGTCGGGCGGCTCGTTCAACGACGAGCCTCCCTTCTGA
- the rpsF gene encoding 30S ribosomal protein S6: MSMRQYELMVILDPEVEERTVAPSLEKYLSVISTEGGSVDKVDIWGRRRMAFDINKKSEGIYAVVDFTATSDTAKELDRQLGLNEAVLRTKILRTDAR, encoded by the coding sequence ATGAGCATGCGTCAGTACGAACTGATGGTGATCCTGGACCCGGAGGTCGAGGAGCGCACCGTCGCCCCGTCGCTCGAGAAGTACCTGTCGGTCATCTCGACCGAGGGCGGCTCCGTCGACAAGGTGGACATCTGGGGTCGTCGCCGCATGGCGTTCGACATCAACAAGAAGTCCGAGGGCATCTACGCCGTCGTCGACTTCACCGCCACGTCCGACACCGCGAAGGAGCTGGACCGCCAGCTCGGCCTGAACGAGGCCGTGCTGCGTACCAAGATCCTCCGCACGGACGCTCGCTGA